A genomic stretch from Aedes albopictus strain Foshan chromosome 2, AalbF5, whole genome shotgun sequence includes:
- the LOC109417754 gene encoding uncharacterized protein LOC109417754, producing the protein MSNDSQSSEEECPILGTPTIGEVKEYLRRLQRLPMDQQANITSETSDDSFDIDDSFQAMIERKRQQMIESKLRDEDTTASTEEATSFTRLSEVGAGDASSQQLRRGNDSTFIEHDSMRKTTDESFEEMERLCSMNLSKLGVQQQHDDEEEEAIRRILESSKNKPNQVSDGTEQKDASSNASTELVDETQLEDVEEPSGMWENTMHHQAGPMGGKAISPVKRMHMLRPSTIIEEATINETTAVGSSGTSKNTSLESFLTARQNLNGSGDDCCSVVTGSEAYRTANESREDEISKISSTVDSTADSAVGFDATTIVEETKLEAKHIPRQVGGQGISEDDDDVIVLSSSDSEAEEEGEYSSIDSGNPDGGKLDNGSLFNNSDSLQEDSLCQEDSIEGAVPGSPILDAVPDHFNDTMEEMEFMMRQGMKILQQQKAQQQSMSEKPKQTPSSVKNTLVVGSHLTPVTPISPNRYLKPKQPTSSNAKQNLFSYSASNKPKSTQKPYSASSNGPSSCGTFKKPVSRFPLPKSAKKFDHVVSPIGEYIKKTPQTMLQARIFCPNRNLIDVLHNKHDNRDSVMSSKENLMQEIDPTTEGYSSSLPRKGVVSSRGAHVLDERNPVRIPGGEKMHKLLNNSPTLVVRHEGRLKYQRETQLTEDSVVDDSMADLSFASGDISVRVLKDVRRF; encoded by the exons ATGTCCAACGACAGCCAATCGTCCGAAGAGGAATGCCCCATCCTCGGGACGCCCACGATCGGGGAGGTGAAGGAGTATCTGCGGCGGCTTCA GAGGCTGCCCATGGATCAGCAGGCAAACATTACCTCGGAGACGTCGGATGATTCGTTCGATATCGATGACAGCTTCCAGGCGATGATCGAACGCAAACGGCAGCAGATGATTGAGTCCAAACTGCGGGACGAAGATACTACTGCTTCGACGGAAGAAGCTACATCGTTTACACGTTTGTCCGAAGTAGGAGCCGGAGATGCCAGTAGCCAGCAGCTCCGCCGTGGGAATGATTCGACTTTTATCGAACACGATTCCATGAGGAAAACGACCGATGAGAGCTTCGAAGAGATGGAACGGCTCTGCTCGATGAATTTGAGCAAACTGGGAGTACAGCAGCAGCATGATGACGAGGAGGAGGAAGCCATTCGCAGAATCTTGGAAAGCTCGAAAAATAAACCGAATCAAGTTAGCGATGGAACAGAACAGAAAGATG CCTCCAGCAACGCTTCAACGGAGCTTGTAGACGAAACACAGCTGGAAGATGTGGAGGAACCTTCCGGAATGTGGGAGAACACCATGCACCACCAGGCTGGTCCAATGGGGGGCAAGGCTATTTCTCCGGTGAAACGAATGCATATGCTCCGGCCGTCGACGATCATTGAGGAGGCCACTATCAACGAGACTACCGCTGTTGGTAGCAGCGGTACTTCCAAGAACACATCCCTGGAAAGTTTCCTCACAGCTAGGCAGAATCTGAACGGAAGCGGCGATGACTGCTGTTCGGTCGTCACCGGAAGCGAGGCTTACCGTACGGCGAACGAAAGCAGAGAGGATGAGATTAGTAAGATTTCGTCGACGGTTGATAGTACGGCAGATTCCGCTGTCGGATTCGATGCCACCACGATCGTCGAGGAAACGAAGCTGGAAGCAAAGCATATTCCGCGTCAGGTAGGTGGACAGGGAATAagcgaagatgatgatgatgttatTGTTTTGAGCTCAAGTGATAGCGAAGCGGAAGAAGAAGGGGAGTATAGTTCGATTGACAGTGGAAACCCTGATGGTGGAAAATTGGATAACGGAAGCTTGTTCAACAACAGTGACAGCTTGCAAGAGGATTCCCTTTGTCAGGAAGATAGCATTGAGGGCGCAGTACCAGGATCCCCGATATTGGACGCTGTGCCAGATCATTTCAACGATACCATGGAAGAAATGGAATTCATGATGCGTCAAGGAATGAAGATACTGCAACAACAAAAAGCTCAACAACAGTCAATGTCCGAGAAACCCAAACAAACTCCGAGCAGTGTCAAGAATACCTTGGTAGTAGGTTCACACCTCACCCCGGTAACGCCCATCAGTCCAAATCGGTATCTTAAACCTAAACAGCCCACCTCTTCCAATGCCAAACAAAATCTTTTCTCATATAGCGCAAGCAACAAGCCCAAGTCCACCCAGAAACCGTATTCCGCTTCTTCCAATGGCCCGAGCAGTTGCGGAACGTTCAAGAAACCCGTCAGTCGATTCCCACTGCCCAAGTCCGCCAAGAAGTTCGATCACGTTGTTTCACCCATCGGAGAGTACATCAAGAAGACGCCCCAAACCATGCTCCAGGCTCGAATCTTCTGTCCCAACCGGAACCTGATCGATGTCCTGCACAATAAGCACGACAACCGGGATAGCGTGATGAGTTCCAAGGAAAACCTAATGCAGGAAATCGATCCCACGACGGAAGGTTACAGTTCGTCCCTGCCACGCAAGGGAGTGGTCAGTTCGAGGGGTGCTCACGTGCTGGACGAACGCAACCCGGTTCGGATTCCTGGTGGCGAAAAGATGCACAAACTCCTGAACAATTCTCCCACCCTGGTGGTACGGCACGAAGGCCGACTCAAGTACCAGCGGGAAACGCAGCTCACGGAGGATAGCGTCGTCGATGACAGCATGGCCGATTTGTCGTTCGCATCGGGCGACATTTCGGTGCGGGTTTTGAAGGATGTTAGGCGGTTCTAA
- the LOC134287724 gene encoding uncharacterized protein LOC134287724 → MNTADEATKWGSGPCLSTNGRWFQGPQFLYSPEQHWPQQSHMKNICTEEELRSCFVNNASRHVPLIPVERFSRWIRLLRATAYALRFIYNVRRTKQQRNTGPLGSDEMREAENVLWRLCQEESFPSEISQLNSMKSEVSKSSPIANLSPYLDELGVLRQNGRIGSASYVGFNTKFPIILPKAHRITVLLLEDFHRRNHHINVETVVNEIRQNFYIPQLRTAVRKTARNCQWCKIYKSQPSTPKMAPLPAARLASFERPFSYVGVDFFGPILVKVGRSHAKRWVAFFTCLTIRAVHLEVAHSLSTESCITCFRRFIARRGAPLEVYSDNGTNFQGAKKLLREQINNELAESFTNSNTKWFFNPPSAPHMGGAWERMVRSVKAAIENIDTGRKLNDEGLLTLLTEAEGIVNSRPLTYLPLDSEEQEALTPNHFLLGSTTGVKQPPAIPTDQRDAVSNNWKQIRYQLDIFWNRWLREYLPTICRRTKWFSDTKPIEVGDLVLVAEGTKRNSWTRGRVTEIQPGPDGRVRRATVQTCSGFMRRPICKLALLDVQEPCKTAPNTQSYGGGNVPKLTGNAEGFILQPCGIHSHQPTGCSDTCECDSIIGSKQIKNKASDECQI, encoded by the coding sequence ATGAATACTGCAGATGAAGCCACGAAGTGGGGTAGTGGCCCCTGCCTATCTACGAACGGAAGGTGGTTCCAAGGACCGCAGTTTCTGTATTCTCCTGAGCAGCATTGGCCACAACAAAGTCACATGAAAAACATTTGTACGGAGGAAGAACTTCGATCCTGTTTCGTTAACAATGCCTCGCGGCATGTACCGTTGATTCCAGTTGAACGGTTTTCTCGCTGGATTCGGCTTCTAAGAGCTACTGCCTATGCGTTGCGGTTTATCTACAATGTACGGAGGACCAAACAACAGCGAAACACTGGACCATTGGGCTCAGATGAAATGCGTGAGGCTGAGAACGTTCTTTGGCGGCTCTGCCAAGAAGAATCGTTCCCGAGTGAGATTTCACAACTAAACTCAATGAAATCTGAAGTGTCGAAATCATCACCTATTGCCAATCTGTCGCCCTATCTTGACGAACTCGGAGTACTGCGGCAAAATGGTCGAATCGGCTCGGCCTCCTACGTTGGATTCAATACGAAGTTCCCGATAATCCTGCCGAAGGCACATCGGATTACTGTTCTACTCCTTGAAGACTTCCACCGCCGAAACCATCATATAAATGTTGAAACTGTCGTGAACGAAATAAGGCAAAACTTCTACATCCCACAGCTCCGCACAGCAGTACGGAAAACGGCAAGAAATTGCCAATGGTGTAAGATCTACAAGTCACAGCCGTCTACTCCAAAGATGGCACCACTACCAGCTGCAAGATTAGCATCCTTTGAACGGCCGTTCTCATACGTTGGAGTGGATTTCTTCGGTCCAATACTAGTGAAGGTGGGACGAAGTCACGCAAAACGCTGGGTGGCCTTTTTTACGTGCCTGACTATAAGAGCGGTCCATCTTGAAGTTGCGCATAGCCTAAGTACGGAGAGTTGCATCACCTGTTTTCGTCGTTTCATCGCTCGTCGAGGAGCTCCCTTGGAAGTTTACAGCGATAATGGCACCAACTTTCAAGGTGCCAAGAAACTTCTTCGAGAGCAAATAAACAACGAGTTAGCAGAGTCTTTCACGAACTCCAATACCAAGTGGTTCTTCAATCCTCCCTCAGCCCCGCACATGGGTGGAGCTTGGGAGAGGATGGTGCGCTCTGTAAAAGCCGCTATAGAAAACATCGACACCGGGCGGAAACTAAACGACGAAGGACTTCTGACGCTACTGACAGAAGCGGAGGGTATCGTCAACTCCAGACCGTTAACCTACTTGCCACTGGACTCGGAAGAACAAGAAGCTTTGACGCCGAACCACTTCTTACTCGGAAGCACAACTGGTGTCAAGCAACCTCCTGCGATTCCCACCGATCAACGGGATGCGGTTTCCAACAACTGGAAGCAGATTCGTTATCAGCTGGACATTTTTTGGAACCGCTGGCTAAGAGAGTATTTGCCGACCATCTGCCGGCGCACAAAGTGGTTTAGCGATACCAAACCCATCGAGGTGGGAGACTTAGTACTCGTAGCGGAAGGTACTAAACGAAACAGCTGGACACGCGGGCGAGTGACGGAAATACAGCCAGGTCCCGACGGACGTGTACGACGGGCTACAGTACAAACATGTTCGGGTTTCATGAGAAGACCAATTTGTAAGTTGGCCCTGCTTGATGTTCAAGAACCTTGTAAAACAGCTCCAAACACGCAGTCTTACGGGGGCGGGAATGTTCCTAAGCTAACTGGCAACGCTGAAGGTTTCATACTTCAGCCCTGCGGGATCCACTCACACCAACCGACGGGATGTAGCGATACCTGCGAGTGCGATAGCATTATAGGATCAAAACAGATTAAGAACAAAGCCTCAGATGAATGCCAAATCTGA